One region of Candidatus Zixiibacteriota bacterium genomic DNA includes:
- the nrfD gene encoding polysulfide reductase NrfD translates to MESRKQSLEQDQILLNPILKTGKGFYLAAAILLAITGGAAFAYFKQFVLGLGVTGLSRPVYWGIYITNFVFFIGISHAGTLISAILRLARAEWRRAITRSAEVITVLVLFFGVGNILIDLGRIDRAIYVIYHGNFHSPLLWDVTSITTYLTASSIYLFLPLIPDIAILRDNVKKRRWLYRFLSLGWQGTEAQKRRLEIGIAVMAVLVIPIAVSVHTVVSFVFAMTIQPMWHTAIFGPYFVVGAIFSGIAALIIAMALIRKAYHLQDYLKPIHFNNLGILLLVMTLLWFYFTFAEYLTTFYGGEPVQLKIFYAKLTGQYAPYIWSMFTLNFVIPFIILARKKTRTIAGTVVASICVTIGMWLERFTIVVPTLINPRLATGTSFYHPTWVEALITLGCFAFFILLYALFTKVFPIVSIWEIREGREKALAEVEERIRTYLPGEVSGEGSS, encoded by the coding sequence ATGGAGTCGAGAAAACAAAGTTTAGAGCAGGATCAAATCCTCTTAAATCCCATTCTTAAGACTGGAAAAGGGTTTTATCTTGCCGCCGCGATTTTACTGGCGATCACTGGCGGTGCGGCCTTTGCCTATTTCAAACAATTCGTTTTAGGCTTGGGAGTTACCGGGCTTTCCCGTCCGGTTTACTGGGGAATCTATATCACCAATTTCGTTTTCTTTATCGGGATTAGCCATGCCGGCACTTTAATCTCCGCTATCTTACGACTTGCCAGAGCAGAATGGAGAAGGGCTATAACCCGTTCAGCAGAGGTTATCACAGTGTTAGTCCTCTTCTTTGGAGTAGGTAACATCTTAATCGACTTAGGCAGGATAGACCGGGCTATCTACGTAATCTATCACGGTAACTTTCATTCACCTCTTCTCTGGGACGTTACCAGCATCACCACTTACCTGACTGCCAGCTCGATCTATCTTTTTCTTCCGCTTATCCCGGATATTGCTATCTTAAGGGACAATGTTAAAAAAAGGAGATGGCTCTACCGTTTCCTCTCCTTGGGCTGGCAGGGAACTGAAGCGCAGAAAAGAAGACTGGAGATAGGAATTGCGGTTATGGCTGTTCTGGTTATCCCTATAGCGGTTTCAGTCCATACAGTGGTCTCCTTTGTGTTTGCTATGACCATACAGCCGATGTGGCACACAGCCATTTTTGGTCCCTATTTTGTGGTTGGAGCCATCTTCTCCGGGATTGCAGCGCTGATAATAGCTATGGCGCTGATCAGAAAAGCTTACCATCTTCAGGATTATCTGAAACCGATTCACTTTAATAATCTGGGAATACTCCTTCTGGTTATGACTTTACTCTGGTTTTATTTTACCTTTGCAGAGTACCTGACCACTTTTTACGGTGGAGAGCCGGTCCAGTTGAAGATCTTCTATGCTAAATTGACCGGGCAGTATGCTCCTTATATCTGGTCAATGTTCACGCTCAATTTTGTGATACCTTTTATAATCCTCGCCAGAAAAAAAACCAGAACCATTGCCGGCACTGTTGTAGCTTCAATCTGTGTGACCATCGGGATGTGGCTGGAAAGGTTCACCATCGTGGTCCCGACCCTTATCAATCCCCGGCTTGCCACCGGGACCAGCTTTTATCATCCTACCTGGGTGGAGGCTCTTATCACCCTGGGATGCTTTGCTTTCTTTATTCTGCTTTATGCGCTCTTCACCAAGGTTTTTCCCATAGTCTCAATCTGGGAGATAAGAGAAGGCAGGGAAAAAGCCCTGGCCGAG